A genomic stretch from Acidobacteriota bacterium includes:
- the acnA gene encoding aconitate hydratase AcnA: MASNDSFNVRRSLSVGGQRFSLFSLPALEQAGFSQVSRLPYSLKILLENLLRREDGRFVDRDDIRAVASWDPTADLEQEIAFMPARVLLQDFTGVPAVVDLAAMRDGMVRLGGDPSKVNPLWPVELVIDHSVQVDHFARRDAAELNAQLEFSRNRERYTFLRWGQTAFDNFRVVPPDTGIVHQINIEYLARVVFREKGAEPLVYPDTLVGTDSHTTMVNGLGVVGWGVGGIEAEAAMLGQPISMLVPEVLGFRLVNRLPEGTTATDLVLTVTERLRKHGVVGKFVEFFGPGLEDLTIADRATLGNMSPEYGATIAICPIDDMTLDYLRLTGRDADHVRLVEAYAKEQGLFRLAGGIDPAYDEVIELDLSTVEPSLAGPKRPQDRVSLVNSKVRFEQALETMLADQKKRTAAATPKPGEATSPQASAATAAAVAEAPGAGPGSELGHGSVVVAAITSCTNTSNPSVMIGAGLLAKKAVERGLKTKPWVKTSLAPGSLVVTEYLKASGLLPYLEQLGFSIVGYGCTTCIGNSGPLPEPVSLMVRDRNLVVASILSGNRNFEGRIQSQVRANYLASPPLVVAYALAGTMRTDLTSEPLGTDADGHPVYLKDIWPTEREIQDAMLQSVRSDMFTHTYAEVFQGDGRWRALPTPTGDRFAWDDMSTYIRKPTFFEDITPSPRPLSDITGARVLALLGDSVTTDHISPAGSIPPDGPAGRYLIANGVEPRDFNSYGARRGNHEVMVRGTFANIRLRNQVAPGTEGGWTTLLPDGDVMSIFDASEKYRERGVPLMVLAGKEYGSGSSRDWAAKGTVLLGVRAVIAESFERIHRSNLVNMGVLPLQFKAGQSVSTCRLTGRERFDITGLALLKPRAETTVRAICEDGTTRDLAVTVRIDTPEELEAFRHGGILPYVLRQLVKQ; encoded by the coding sequence ATGGCCTCAAACGATTCTTTCAACGTACGCCGCTCGCTGTCGGTCGGCGGCCAGCGGTTCTCTTTGTTCAGCCTGCCGGCGCTCGAACAGGCAGGTTTCTCGCAGGTCTCGCGCCTGCCGTACTCCCTCAAGATCCTTCTCGAGAACCTGCTGCGGCGGGAGGATGGCCGCTTCGTCGATCGAGATGACATCCGCGCGGTCGCGAGCTGGGATCCCACCGCCGATCTCGAGCAGGAGATTGCGTTCATGCCCGCGCGCGTCCTGCTCCAGGACTTCACCGGCGTCCCGGCCGTCGTCGATCTGGCGGCGATGCGCGACGGGATGGTGCGGCTCGGCGGCGATCCGTCGAAGGTCAACCCGCTGTGGCCCGTCGAGCTCGTCATCGACCACTCCGTGCAGGTCGATCACTTCGCGCGGCGCGATGCCGCAGAGCTGAACGCGCAGCTCGAGTTCTCCCGCAACCGCGAGCGCTACACGTTCCTGCGCTGGGGGCAGACCGCGTTCGACAACTTCCGCGTCGTCCCACCCGACACCGGCATCGTCCACCAGATCAACATCGAGTACCTCGCGCGCGTCGTGTTCCGGGAAAAGGGAGCCGAGCCGCTCGTCTATCCCGACACGCTGGTCGGCACCGACTCGCACACGACGATGGTCAACGGCCTCGGTGTCGTCGGTTGGGGCGTGGGCGGGATCGAGGCAGAGGCCGCCATGCTCGGGCAGCCCATTTCGATGCTGGTTCCCGAGGTCCTGGGCTTCCGTCTCGTCAATCGCCTGCCGGAAGGCACGACGGCCACCGACCTGGTGCTGACCGTCACCGAGCGGTTGCGCAAGCACGGCGTGGTGGGCAAGTTCGTCGAGTTCTTCGGGCCCGGCCTCGAGGACCTGACGATCGCCGATCGCGCCACGCTCGGCAACATGTCGCCTGAGTACGGCGCGACGATCGCCATCTGCCCGATTGACGACATGACGCTCGACTACCTGCGCCTCACGGGGCGCGACGCCGATCACGTGCGCCTCGTCGAGGCGTACGCGAAGGAGCAGGGGCTCTTCCGCCTGGCCGGTGGGATCGATCCGGCGTACGACGAGGTCATCGAGCTCGATTTGTCGACCGTCGAGCCAAGCCTCGCCGGCCCGAAGCGGCCGCAGGATCGCGTGTCGCTCGTGAACTCGAAGGTGCGCTTCGAGCAGGCGCTCGAGACGATGCTCGCGGACCAGAAGAAGCGGACCGCGGCCGCGACGCCGAAGCCCGGCGAGGCGACGTCGCCGCAGGCGAGCGCCGCGACGGCCGCGGCCGTGGCCGAGGCGCCTGGTGCCGGCCCTGGCTCGGAGCTTGGCCACGGCTCGGTGGTGGTTGCCGCGATCACGAGCTGCACCAACACGTCCAACCCGAGCGTGATGATCGGCGCCGGGCTGCTCGCAAAGAAGGCGGTCGAGCGCGGACTGAAAACCAAGCCGTGGGTGAAGACGAGCCTCGCGCCCGGATCGCTCGTGGTGACGGAGTACCTGAAGGCGTCGGGCCTGCTGCCGTACCTGGAACAGCTCGGCTTCAGCATCGTGGGGTACGGATGCACGACGTGCATCGGCAACAGCGGGCCGCTCCCCGAGCCGGTATCGCTGATGGTCAGGGACCGGAATCTCGTGGTCGCGTCGATCCTCAGCGGGAACCGGAACTTCGAAGGGCGCATCCAGTCGCAGGTGCGCGCGAACTACCTCGCCTCGCCTCCGCTGGTGGTCGCCTACGCGCTGGCGGGAACCATGCGAACGGATCTCACCTCCGAGCCGCTCGGGACCGACGCGGACGGGCACCCGGTCTATCTCAAGGACATCTGGCCCACCGAGCGGGAGATCCAGGACGCGATGCTCCAGTCCGTACGATCGGACATGTTCACGCACACGTATGCGGAAGTGTTCCAGGGAGACGGCCGGTGGCGCGCGCTGCCGACGCCGACCGGCGATCGCTTCGCGTGGGACGACATGTCGACCTACATTCGCAAGCCGACGTTCTTCGAGGACATCACCCCGAGCCCGAGGCCGCTCTCGGACATCACCGGCGCGCGCGTGCTCGCGCTGCTGGGCGACAGCGTCACGACCGACCACATCTCGCCGGCGGGCTCCATTCCACCCGACGGCCCGGCAGGCCGCTACCTGATCGCGAACGGGGTGGAGCCGCGCGATTTCAATTCATACGGCGCGCGGCGCGGAAACCACGAGGTGATGGTCCGCGGCACGTTCGCGAACATCCGCCTGCGGAACCAGGTGGCGCCCGGCACGGAGGGAGGCTGGACCACGCTGCTGCCCGACGGCGACGTGATGTCGATCTTCGACGCGTCGGAGAAATATCGCGAGCGCGGCGTGCCGCTGATGGTGCTGGCCGGCAAGGAGTACGGATCCGGCTCGTCGCGCGACTGGGCGGCGAAAGGTACCGTGCTGCTCGGCGTCCGCGCCGTCATCGCCGAGAGTTTCGAGCGCATCCACCGCAGCAACCTGGTGAACATGGGCGTGCTGCCGCTGCAGTTCAAGGCGGGCCAGAGCGTCTCGACGTGCAGGCTCACCGGGCGCGAGCGCTTCGACATCACCGGGCTCGCGCTGCTGAAACCGCGCGCGGAGACGACCGTGCGCGCGATCTGCGAGGACGGCACCACCAGAGACCTGGCCGTCACGGTGCGCATCGACACGCCGGAGGAGCTCGAAGCGTTCCGCCACGGCGGGATTCTGCCCTACGTGTTGCGACAGCTCGTCAAGCAGTAA
- the queG gene encoding tRNA epoxyqueuosine(34) reductase QueG: protein MESTDVKARARALGFELCGIATADPQPELRFLADWLGRGYHGEMHYMARTAERRLDPRAVLPSARSIVVLGAIYNTGAPASLERVDPHAALLSRYAWGDDYHDVLGSRLEQLEAWMRARCGPSFESRRYVDTGPVVERVAAGAAGLGWIGKNACLINPALGSWLFLCEILCSLPLEPDRPEPDRCGTCTLCIEACPTEAIVGDRVVDATRCISYLTIELKGSIPEALRGQMGRHVYGCDICQEVCPWNADAVAAISRDAAWRPRAAFADADLLRLWRMRDAELRQAITGTPMTRARVKRLRRNIAVAIGNCGDPSAAAVFDEPIDAPSIGDPLVQGHVTWARAKLAATRHA from the coding sequence GTGGAATCCACCGACGTGAAGGCCCGCGCGCGCGCGCTGGGGTTCGAGCTGTGCGGCATCGCGACCGCCGATCCGCAGCCAGAGCTGAGGTTTCTCGCCGACTGGCTCGGCCGTGGGTACCACGGCGAGATGCACTACATGGCGCGCACCGCCGAGCGGCGGCTGGACCCGCGCGCCGTGCTGCCTTCCGCGCGGTCGATCGTCGTCCTCGGCGCCATCTACAACACCGGCGCACCGGCATCGCTTGAACGAGTCGATCCGCACGCGGCGCTGCTGTCGCGCTATGCGTGGGGCGACGACTACCATGACGTGCTCGGCTCGCGCCTGGAACAGCTCGAGGCGTGGATGCGGGCGCGCTGCGGCCCGTCGTTCGAGTCACGCCGCTACGTGGACACGGGTCCGGTCGTCGAGCGCGTCGCCGCCGGCGCCGCCGGCCTCGGGTGGATTGGCAAGAATGCCTGTCTCATCAATCCGGCGCTCGGCTCGTGGCTGTTCCTGTGCGAGATCCTCTGCAGTCTCCCGCTCGAGCCGGATCGGCCCGAACCGGATCGGTGCGGCACGTGCACGCTCTGCATCGAGGCGTGTCCCACGGAGGCCATCGTCGGCGACCGCGTGGTGGATGCCACGCGGTGCATCTCGTACCTGACGATTGAGTTGAAGGGCAGCATCCCGGAGGCGCTCCGCGGGCAGATGGGACGCCACGTGTACGGCTGCGACATCTGCCAGGAAGTGTGCCCCTGGAATGCGGACGCCGTGGCCGCGATCAGCCGCGACGCCGCGTGGCGACCCCGCGCCGCGTTTGCGGACGCGGACCTGCTGCGGCTCTGGCGCATGCGGGATGCCGAGCTGAGGCAGGCGATCACGGGCACGCCGATGACGCGCGCGCGAGTGAAGCGGCTGCGCCGCAACATCGCAGTCGCGATTGGCAACTGCGGCGACCCGTCGGCGGCGGCGGTCTTCGACGAGCCAATCGACGCCCCCTCGATCGGCGATCCGCTGGTTCAAGGGCACGTCACATGGGCAAGAGCAAAACTGGCGGCGACCCGGCACGCTTAG
- a CDS encoding NAD-dependent epimerase/dehydratase family protein, with product MRVLLTGGTGYLGRAIARALARRGHHAVIFARSARAAVAGGLPGIAVDGDVRDAAALASAAAGCDALCHTAALVSVWRRRRQDFHDVNVGGLLNALDAAAHHRITRIVYTSSFLALPPAGAAEQAPAGNDYQRTKRDAERAAADALARGAPLVRLYPGGLYGPGESTEGNLVGRLVADHLGGRLPGIVGADRTWSFAFVDDVAEAHVSSLERGAAGAAYALGGENAPQMRLFEILHQLTGRDLPRRIPVAAARIVAIWEELRAAILNRTPLLTRGTVHVLSHDWPLDSSAAMRDLDYRITPLSRGLAAVVASLSGH from the coding sequence ATGAGGGTGCTGCTGACGGGGGGGACGGGCTACCTGGGGCGCGCGATTGCGCGGGCGCTGGCGCGCCGCGGCCACCACGCGGTGATCTTCGCGCGGTCGGCGCGTGCCGCCGTGGCCGGAGGCCTGCCGGGTATCGCCGTCGACGGCGACGTCCGCGATGCGGCGGCGCTGGCGAGCGCGGCGGCGGGCTGCGACGCGCTCTGCCATACCGCGGCGCTCGTCAGCGTCTGGCGCCGGCGGCGGCAGGACTTCCACGACGTGAACGTCGGAGGGTTGCTCAACGCGCTCGACGCCGCCGCGCATCATCGCATCACCCGAATCGTGTACACCTCGTCGTTCCTGGCCCTGCCTCCGGCGGGCGCCGCGGAGCAGGCGCCGGCCGGCAACGATTACCAGCGCACGAAGAGGGACGCGGAGCGCGCAGCCGCCGACGCACTCGCGCGCGGCGCGCCGCTCGTGCGGTTGTATCCCGGTGGCTTGTACGGGCCGGGCGAAAGTACGGAAGGGAACCTCGTCGGCCGCCTCGTGGCGGACCATCTGGGCGGACGGCTGCCCGGAATCGTCGGCGCGGATCGCACGTGGTCGTTCGCCTTCGTGGACGACGTGGCGGAGGCACACGTCTCGTCGCTGGAGCGTGGCGCTGCAGGCGCGGCTTACGCGTTGGGCGGCGAGAACGCGCCCCAGATGAGGCTGTTTGAGATTCTTCACCAGCTCACCGGACGCGACCTGCCGCGCCGGATCCCGGTTGCCGCCGCGCGAATAGTCGCCATCTGGGAAGAATTACGCGCCGCGATCCTGAATCGGACACCGTTGTTGACACGGGGGACGGTGCACGTGCTCAGCCACGACTGGCCGCTCGATTCCTCCGCGGCGATGCGCGACTTGGACTATCGAATCACGCCGCTCTCGCGCGGTCTTGCCGCTGTGGTAGCAAGCCTGTCGGGGCACTGA
- a CDS encoding NAD-dependent epimerase/dehydratase family protein: protein MRRPAVLITGAGGEIGHGLIARLSADRSRAIITLDVNPLDSALTPRISREYTGSILDRGLLERLLAEYQVELVFHLAALLSTRSEITPVTAHQVNVEGTLNLLEFAQKEAESHGRPVTFLYPSSIAAYGLPSLEAKRAAGAVREDEWAQPTTMYGCNKLYCEQIGRYYARHYKQLAPKPTNGHVDFRSVRFPGLISAVTVPSGGTSDYGPEMLHAAAQGEPYACFVRPDTRIPFMAMPDGVDALLALAAAPRERLTLAAYNVRAFNASAEEIRQIVLREFPSAAITFEVDHRRQGIVDSWPEDVDDAAARRDWSFAPAYDLERAFAEYLMPAIRKRYAR from the coding sequence GTGCGCAGACCCGCTGTCCTCATCACGGGCGCCGGCGGCGAGATCGGACACGGCCTCATCGCGAGGCTGTCCGCGGATCGCTCCCGCGCCATCATCACGCTCGACGTCAATCCACTCGACTCCGCCCTCACGCCGCGTATCTCGCGCGAGTACACGGGGTCGATTCTCGATCGCGGCCTGCTCGAGCGCCTCCTGGCGGAGTACCAGGTCGAGCTGGTGTTTCACCTTGCCGCCCTTCTGTCCACGCGATCCGAGATCACCCCGGTGACGGCCCATCAGGTGAACGTCGAAGGCACGCTCAACCTGCTGGAGTTCGCGCAGAAGGAAGCCGAGTCGCACGGCAGGCCCGTGACGTTCCTGTACCCCTCATCCATCGCGGCGTACGGCCTGCCGAGCCTCGAGGCCAAGCGCGCGGCGGGCGCGGTGCGTGAAGATGAGTGGGCGCAGCCGACAACGATGTACGGGTGCAACAAGTTGTACTGCGAGCAGATCGGCCGCTACTACGCGCGGCACTACAAGCAGCTGGCGCCGAAGCCCACCAACGGCCACGTCGACTTTCGCAGCGTCCGCTTCCCGGGACTGATTTCGGCGGTCACCGTTCCGTCAGGCGGGACGTCGGATTACGGGCCGGAGATGCTGCACGCCGCAGCGCAAGGGGAGCCTTACGCCTGCTTCGTGCGGCCGGATACGCGCATTCCCTTCATGGCGATGCCTGACGGCGTGGACGCGCTCCTGGCGCTGGCTGCGGCGCCGCGCGAGCGCCTGACGCTCGCGGCTTACAACGTGCGCGCGTTCAACGCCTCGGCCGAAGAGATCCGCCAGATCGTGCTGCGGGAGTTTCCGTCGGCGGCGATCACCTTCGAGGTGGACCACCGGCGGCAGGGGATCGTCGACTCGTGGCCGGAAGACGTGGACGATGCGGCCGCGCGCCGCGATTGGAGCTTCGCGCCGGCCTACGATCTGGAGCGCGCGTTTGCCGAATATCTCATGCCGGCCATTCGCAAGCGCTACGCCCGATAA
- a CDS encoding NADH-quinone oxidoreductase subunit C, whose product MNDLDRLVRTLTEDDLVTRVTRPRPGEVHGRVNASSIRGAAEQISREPGGRLILMAGDDRRVATHQFLVHYVFAHPRDGWLVRVAVPVTPGSPSVPSLAPFHYAASRFEREIRDQFGIEFAGHPDPRPLVRHAFWPEDYHPLRTDEPARHDFVDDGRPFPFTEVGGEGVYEIPVGPVHAGVIEPGHFRFSVLGETIIDMKSRLYFTHKGTEKLFEGRRAADGVELAERISGDTSVGHALAYAQAVEAATLIEAPPRAQYLRVILLELERLYNHVTDFGAIANDTGFAVAHAQCYRIREGLLRLNKQVTGSRLLRGSIVPGGVAKDLADALDVASTVEAALKDFEEVVSLCLQNTLLVDRLEGTGALDSAAAADFGVLGYVARASGLDIDARRDQPFAAYGHLAFDVPVFTTGDVKARALVRVEEARQAVSLVRQACRAMPAGPLRAPSGTADPYEPAFGIVEGWRGRIVHMVAFADDTTLHRVKVVDPSFFNWPALSVALMDNIVPDFPLCNKSFNQSYSGNDL is encoded by the coding sequence ATGAACGATCTCGATCGGCTTGTCCGCACGCTCACCGAAGACGACCTCGTGACCCGCGTGACGCGCCCACGGCCGGGCGAGGTGCACGGGCGCGTGAACGCCTCGTCCATTCGCGGCGCGGCCGAACAGATCTCACGCGAGCCCGGCGGCCGCCTGATCCTCATGGCCGGCGACGACCGGCGGGTGGCGACCCATCAGTTTCTCGTGCACTACGTGTTCGCGCACCCGCGGGACGGCTGGCTCGTGCGCGTGGCGGTGCCCGTGACGCCTGGATCGCCGTCGGTCCCGTCACTCGCGCCCTTTCACTACGCCGCATCGCGCTTCGAGCGGGAGATCCGCGATCAGTTCGGCATCGAGTTCGCCGGTCACCCCGATCCGCGGCCGCTGGTGCGCCACGCGTTCTGGCCGGAGGATTACCACCCGCTGCGGACGGACGAACCCGCCCGCCACGACTTCGTCGACGACGGGCGGCCGTTTCCGTTTACAGAGGTCGGAGGGGAGGGGGTCTACGAAATACCGGTCGGGCCCGTGCACGCGGGCGTGATCGAGCCCGGGCACTTCCGCTTCAGCGTCCTCGGCGAGACGATCATCGACATGAAGTCCCGCCTGTACTTCACGCACAAGGGCACCGAAAAGCTGTTCGAGGGGCGGCGTGCGGCCGATGGTGTCGAGCTCGCCGAACGCATCTCGGGTGACACGAGCGTCGGCCACGCACTCGCGTATGCGCAGGCGGTCGAGGCCGCCACCCTCATCGAGGCGCCGCCGCGCGCCCAGTACCTCCGCGTGATCCTGCTGGAGCTCGAGCGGCTGTACAACCACGTGACCGATTTCGGCGCCATCGCGAACGACACCGGGTTCGCAGTCGCGCACGCGCAGTGCTACCGGATCCGCGAGGGCCTGCTCAGGCTCAACAAGCAGGTGACCGGCTCGCGGCTGCTGCGTGGATCGATCGTGCCGGGCGGCGTCGCGAAAGATCTGGCAGACGCGCTCGACGTGGCGTCAACCGTAGAAGCCGCGCTGAAAGACTTCGAGGAGGTCGTGTCCTTGTGCCTCCAGAACACGCTGCTGGTCGATCGCCTCGAGGGAACCGGGGCGCTGGACTCGGCGGCGGCGGCCGACTTCGGCGTGCTGGGCTACGTCGCGCGCGCGTCCGGGCTCGACATCGACGCGCGTCGCGACCAGCCGTTCGCGGCATATGGACACCTCGCCTTCGACGTGCCCGTCTTCACGACGGGCGACGTGAAGGCGCGCGCGCTCGTCAGGGTCGAAGAGGCGCGCCAGGCGGTGTCGCTGGTGCGGCAGGCGTGCCGCGCGATGCCGGCCGGCCCGCTCCGCGCGCCCTCCGGAACCGCCGACCCGTACGAGCCCGCGTTCGGGATCGTCGAAGGATGGCGCGGTCGCATCGTCCACATGGTCGCGTTTGCCGACGACACGACGCTGCACCGGGTCAAAGTCGTCGATCCGTCGTTCTTCAACTGGCCGGCCTTGTCTGTCGCGCTGATGGACAACATCGTCCCGGACTTTCCCCTGTGCAACAAGTCGTTCAACCAGTCATACTCTGGCAACGACCTCTGA
- a CDS encoding NADH-quinone oxidoreductase subunit H gives MELVAVFLQALAAAALAPGLSGFIRWMKARLQGRRGAPPWQPYFELRKLFAKERVVSHTASWVFHAAPFVVFGTAVLVAAIVPLVFVPHAFDRTGDLFAAVYLLLVGTFFLSLAGLDTGSPFGGMGASREMTVVALTEPTVALSIFALALTTGSTNLGAIAARTVADPAGALGPGHLLAFAALFIVTLAETGRLPVDNPSTHLELTMIHEAMVLEYSGPYLALVEWGAALKLLVFFALAANIFLPWGIAFTLAPLPLLVAVAALAGKLALLAATVAIIETRMAKLRLFRVPELLSASFVMALLAVMSTFLVR, from the coding sequence ATGGAACTGGTCGCCGTATTCCTCCAGGCGCTCGCCGCCGCCGCGCTCGCGCCCGGGCTGTCGGGTTTCATCCGCTGGATGAAGGCGCGGCTGCAGGGGCGCCGCGGCGCGCCGCCCTGGCAGCCCTACTTCGAGCTGCGGAAGCTGTTCGCGAAGGAGCGCGTGGTGTCGCACACCGCGTCATGGGTGTTCCACGCCGCGCCGTTCGTGGTCTTCGGCACCGCGGTGCTCGTCGCCGCGATCGTGCCGCTTGTGTTCGTCCCGCACGCGTTCGACCGCACCGGCGATCTGTTTGCCGCCGTCTACCTGCTCCTGGTCGGCACGTTCTTTCTCTCGCTCGCGGGCCTCGACACCGGCTCCCCCTTCGGCGGCATGGGCGCCAGCCGGGAGATGACCGTCGTCGCGCTCACCGAGCCGACGGTGGCGCTCTCGATCTTCGCGCTGGCGCTGACGACGGGATCCACGAACCTCGGCGCCATCGCCGCCCGGACCGTGGCCGATCCGGCGGGCGCGCTGGGCCCGGGCCATCTCCTGGCGTTCGCGGCACTGTTCATCGTGACGCTCGCCGAGACAGGGCGGCTGCCCGTGGACAACCCGTCGACGCACCTGGAGCTGACGATGATTCACGAGGCGATGGTGCTGGAGTACTCCGGCCCGTACCTTGCGCTCGTCGAATGGGGCGCCGCGCTCAAGCTCCTGGTGTTTTTCGCGCTGGCCGCCAACATCTTTCTCCCGTGGGGCATCGCGTTCACGCTCGCGCCGCTCCCCCTGCTCGTCGCCGTCGCCGCGCTGGCCGGCAAGCTCGCGCTGCTCGCGGCCACGGTGGCGATCATCGAGACGCGGATGGCGAAGCTGCGGCTGTTCCGCGTGCCTGAGCTCCTGAGTGCGTCGTTCGTGATGGCGCTGCTCGCGGTCATGTCCACGTTCCTCGTCAGGTAG
- a CDS encoding (2Fe-2S)-binding protein — protein sequence MPKLTVDGYGTFEVEAGRRLVLAIEEQGIDILHACGGNARCTTCRVEFISGEPDRMTFAERDRLAQRGLTGVRLSCQIPCDHDMAVRAISRLEGSGRPDAGPPPAADITPPPDWVPRS from the coding sequence ATGCCCAAACTGACGGTCGACGGCTACGGAACGTTCGAGGTGGAAGCCGGCAGGCGGTTGGTGCTCGCCATCGAGGAACAGGGTATCGACATCCTGCACGCGTGCGGTGGAAATGCGCGCTGCACCACGTGCCGGGTGGAGTTCATCTCGGGGGAGCCCGATCGGATGACGTTCGCCGAGCGCGATCGGCTGGCGCAGCGTGGGCTGACCGGCGTGCGTCTCTCGTGTCAAATCCCGTGCGACCACGACATGGCGGTCCGCGCGATCAGCCGGCTGGAAGGCAGCGGCCGGCCGGACGCGGGGCCGCCGCCTGCGGCGGACATCACTCCGCCGCCTGACTGGGTCCCGAGGTCGTAA
- a CDS encoding rhomboid family intramembrane serine protease, translating to MFGRQRTGSVVCPSCGNLVGVNDERCFTCGRWNPGLWGFTPALRRLGADFGFAETVTAACAALYLLMLIYSGSGIRTRGLLTFLSPSPEAMFYFGASGAVPVFQAGRWWTVLSAGWLHGGALHIVFNMMWVRQLGPAAEELFGTGRTVIIYTVGSVVGFVMSSVMGLLLGGVPIVGGSFLTLGASAPIFGLLGAMVHYGRQSSSIVKTQAAGYAMTLFLFGLLMPGVDNWAHGGGFLGGYLASFLLDPRRPERGNHLLIAFLCLALTVASLLASFFIR from the coding sequence ATGTTCGGTCGCCAGCGCACCGGTTCGGTTGTCTGTCCTTCCTGCGGAAATCTCGTCGGCGTCAACGATGAGCGCTGTTTCACGTGCGGCCGGTGGAACCCCGGACTGTGGGGGTTCACGCCGGCGTTGCGGCGTCTTGGCGCGGATTTCGGCTTCGCCGAGACGGTCACGGCCGCGTGCGCGGCGCTGTACCTCCTGATGCTGATCTACTCGGGATCCGGCATCCGCACGCGCGGGCTGCTCACGTTTCTGTCCCCCAGTCCCGAAGCGATGTTCTACTTCGGCGCGAGCGGCGCCGTGCCCGTCTTCCAAGCGGGGCGATGGTGGACCGTGCTGAGCGCGGGCTGGCTGCACGGCGGGGCGCTGCACATCGTGTTCAACATGATGTGGGTCCGGCAGCTCGGTCCCGCCGCGGAAGAGCTGTTTGGCACCGGCCGCACGGTCATCATCTACACCGTCGGGAGCGTCGTCGGCTTCGTGATGAGCAGTGTGATGGGCCTTCTGCTCGGGGGCGTCCCGATCGTAGGGGGGTCGTTCCTGACGCTCGGCGCGTCGGCGCCGATTTTCGGCCTGCTCGGCGCGATGGTGCACTACGGGCGCCAGTCGAGCAGCATCGTGAAGACGCAGGCGGCCGGCTACGCGATGACGCTGTTCCTGTTCGGGCTGCTCATGCCGGGCGTGGACAACTGGGCGCACGGCGGCGGCTTCCTCGGCGGCTACCTGGCGTCATTTCTCCTAGACCCCCGCCGGCCCGAGCGGGGCAACCACCTGCTGATCGCGTTCCTCTGCCTCGCGCTGACGGTCGCGTCGCTGCTGGCGTCGTTCTTCATCCGGTAA
- a CDS encoding YqgE/AlgH family protein, whose product MSDSLAPSLLLSMPQLQDPNFAKSVVLLCEHAPEGAFGLVLNRPTDVAAADAVRLEPQVVGGNGLRLWIGGPVEPERGWIVIDHEPGPDARQIVDGVYLSSSPLVLRRVLESPAAPRARVLAGYAGWGPGQLDEELAESSWLIASVEPDLIFDVDPSVMWETAIRRLGADPMSLQMSRGVH is encoded by the coding sequence ATGTCGGACTCGCTCGCGCCCTCGCTCCTCCTCTCGATGCCGCAGCTGCAGGATCCCAATTTCGCGAAATCGGTTGTGCTGCTCTGCGAGCACGCGCCGGAGGGGGCGTTTGGCCTCGTCCTCAATCGTCCGACCGACGTCGCGGCGGCCGACGCCGTCCGCCTCGAGCCCCAGGTGGTCGGCGGCAACGGGCTGCGCCTCTGGATCGGCGGACCTGTCGAGCCGGAACGCGGGTGGATCGTCATCGATCACGAGCCCGGTCCCGACGCGCGGCAGATCGTGGACGGTGTGTATCTATCGAGTTCGCCGCTCGTCTTGCGGCGCGTCCTGGAATCGCCGGCGGCGCCGCGCGCGCGGGTGCTCGCCGGCTACGCCGGGTGGGGGCCCGGCCAGCTCGACGAAGAGCTCGCCGAATCCTCGTGGCTCATCGCCAGCGTGGAGCCCGATTTGATCTTCGATGTGGATCCGAGCGTCATGTGGGAAACCGCGATCCGTCGTCTGGGTGCGGACCCGATGTCGCTGCAGATGAGTCGTGGCGTGCACTGA